One Stratiformator vulcanicus genomic window, CGTCCACCTATCGCTCAAAGACGGACGGCGTCGTCGAGAGCATTTCGGAAGTCACCGGGCAGGTCATCCTGCGTGGCAAGCCGCGTGCCGTTGAGGTGAAGGCCTTCTTGGCGGGGGAGGTCATCGCGATTGAACCGGAGGAAGGAGCCGAGATCGAAGCCGAGGTGTCACTGGTGCAAGGCATCTTTGGCATCGGCGGCGAGGCGTTCGGCGAGATCGCGACGGCAACGAGTTCTCCGGACGATGATCTGACGGCAAAACGGATTGAGCCACAGCATCAGGGCAAAGTCGTCGTCGGCGGTCGGCGGATGACCATCGACGCGATTCGAAAGGCGATCGAAATCGGGGTTTCGGCGCTCATCGCCGGAGGAATCGATGACGCCGACTTAAAGGAATTGTTGGGCTACGATCTGGGCGTTGCCGTCACTGGATCGGAGCAGCTTGGGACAACGCTGATTATCACCGAAGGTTTCGGCGAAATCGCAATGGCCCGACAGACATTCGAACTGCTGCAAAACTGTGAGGGCCGCAACGCCGCCGTCGACGGGACGACGCAGATCCGAGCCGGTGTGATACGGCCGCAAATTGTGATTCCGATCGGCGCAGCCGATCAGGAAGAAGTGCCGACCGGCCTCGCATCTGCCGGGGGGCTGCAACCGGGGGCGGCGGTGCGGATCATTCGTGATCCCTATTTCGGGATTTTGGGGGTCGTCGATACACTGCCGCACGAACCGGCTGTGCTCGATTCCGGATCGAAGGCACGCGTCGTCATAGTGCGGACAGATGAAGGAACTACTCTGACCGTTCCGCGGGCCAACGTCGAGTTAATGTCGAGCGATTAACTAATGACGAACAAATTGCAAATCACGAGCATTGCGATCGGAGCAGGGATATTCGCATCCCTCCTGGTATCAATCGCATTCGTTGCTCCGGCCGGTGTTGAGTCGGGACGCGTGTGGACCGGTCTGTTCTTAATTCTTGTGACGGCAGTCATTGGCATCTTTATTGTCGCCGCGAGAGGCGGAGCCAACTTAAAAATTCGGCATATCCCCGGCCTCGACGCCGTGGCGGAAGCGGTCGGCCGGGCGACGGAGATGGGGCGCCGCATTCTGTTTGTGCCCGGCATCCAGGATGTGAAGGATATGCAGACCATCGCCGGAATTACGGTCCTGGCGAAAGTGGCCCGCACCGCGGCAGAATACGACGCGGAAATCCGCGTTCCAGTCGCCCGCTCGCTTGTGATGGCGATGTGCCGCGAAACGGTGCAGTCGAGTTATCTCCTCGCAGGCCGACCCGATTCTTACAACGCGGATGATATTTACTATCTGACCGATGAGCAGTTTGGTTTCTCAGCGGCCGTGACCGGCGAAATGATACGGGACGAACCCGCTGCGTGCTTCTATATGGGGGCCTTCTTTGCCGAGTCGCTCTTGCTTGCTGAGACGGGGCAGGCCGTCGGCGCCGTTCAAGTCGCAGCGACCGCGGAGCCGAGCCAATTGCCGTTCTTCGTGGCCGCGTGCGACTATACCTTGATTGGCGAAGAACTCTTTGCGGCGTCGGCTTATCTGTCTGGTGAGCCGCAGCAGCTCGGCAGCTTGAAAGGGCAGGATTTCGGCAAGCTGCTGGCCTGCTTACTCATCCTCATCGGATGTGTGATCGCGACGGCGGCGCAGTTTAGCGACTCAGATGTCTTTACCGGTCCGCTTACCTATCTGAGCGAAAATATGCTCGGCGTTAAAGGCTTTTGGAATCTGGAGACTAGCGAGTGAAACAGACCATACCGCTGTTTATCGCTGGAGTCGTCGGTTTCGTTCTCATCGGGGCGTGGTTTTTTCCCGTCGCCTCGGGATGGGGTGACACGGCGATCAAGTGGTTCAATGTCATCGCCGCGATGGCGCTCATTCTCGGCGGATTAAATCTCCTCAAACTCAACCTGCAAAAGATCACTGCGCGAAAGCCGGGTTGGGGATACTCGGCAATTACAATTGTCGCGTTTCTGACGACGTTATGCGTTGGACTGTTGAAGGTCGGTGTCACGCCGTCCGAGGCCTTCCCGGCCGCGCGATGGGGCAATGACTTTCAGCAGGAAGGCTCCGCCCTGTGGTGGTTGTTCGAGTTCGTGCTGACACCACTGAATATGACGATGTTCAGTCTGCTGGCCTTCTTCGTGGCGTCAGCTGCATTCCGTGCGTTTCGCGCGAAGAACATTGAAGCAACACTTCTGTTATCGACTGCCATCATCGTGCTGCTGGGCCAGACTTTCGCTGCGGGGTATTTAACGGGCTGGCTACCGGAGTTCCCCGTTGATCCTACTGAGACGCCGAACTTTTGGGCCTACTTCCGGCTTGAGGTTTTAAAGGAGACAATTCGTGACGTTCCCACCGCGGCCGGAATGAGAGCGATCACAATCGGAATTGCGCTCGGCGTCGTGGCGACATCGCTGCGGGTCCTTTCCGGCATCGATCGATCCTACTTGGGCGGAGATTAATTGGTGCTGCAGTTCCTTTCGCAAATCGATCGCCGATGGGTGTTTCTGGCGATGCTGCTGGCGGTCGGGGTGCCCGTATTGACCGGTTTGACCTTTCCCGAAACGCCGTCGCCGATGGTACGCAGTACCTATAAGGTCATCGAAGACCTGCCGGCCGGTTCGAAAGTTTTGCTCGCGCTGGACTATGATCCTGGGGCCCAAGGCGAATTGAAGCCGATGACGGAAGCGTTTACGCGTCACTGCTCATCGAGAGGGCATCGGCTCATTCTGGTGACGACGTGGCCGCAGGCTCCGCGGTTCACCAAAGAGGCCCAGGACATTTCGCTCGATGACTTTCCCGATCGAACTTACGGAGAAGATGTCGTCAATCTCGGTTTTCGGACCGGTGAAGAGGGAGTGATTAAAGGCCTCGTCAACGACTTGCCGGGAACCTACGCGGCCGACGTTTATGGAACGAGCGTCGAAAATCTTCCGTTGACGAAGGGAATGAAGTCGATTCAAGACGTTGACCTTATCATTTCGGTCAGCGGCGGATATCCCGGCGCCAAAGAATGGGTCCAATATGCGGCGACGCCCTACGGTATCAAAATGGTCGCTGGTACGACCGGAGTTCAAACGCCTTATCTAACTCCTTACGTTCCGGATCAACTCAGTGGCATTCTTGGCGCCATTAAGTCGGCAGCGGAGTACGAGTTTCTTCTTAAGAAGAATCATCCGGAGATCGAATTTGAAGCGCTCGCGATGGAGCGGATGGGGCCGCAGCACTCGGCTCACCTGTTGATGATCTTTCTGATTATTGCAGGCAATGCGATCTATTTCACTTTGCGTCGTCGCCCATTTCGTACGACTGACGAAACGGAGCGTCAAGAATTGCTGGCGTTCTCGACGTTGTTGCTCCGCGGTGCTTTCGTGCTCGTCCTCGGAGGGGTCGGACTGGTTGCCGTGGGGCAACTCATGCTCGGAAACGATCCGGGCGCGCGCTACGAGCGGTCCACCGAGATGGAAGTGAAAACAGACGACGGCTCGGTCGCGAAATGGACCGAAGTCTCAGGCGCGGAGGCATCGGAGGTCGGCGATGCCGACGTGAGTTGGAGTCCGGGACGGACGATCGGAGTGTGGATCGCCGCCCTTTTAACATTAGCGGTGTTTTCATTTCTGTACGGTGATAACCCGCTTTATAAAACGACGGAGTCGATTTTTGTCGGTGTGTCGGCCGGGTATTACATGGTCGCTTCGTTCTGGAACGAACTGATCGCAAATTTATTTGGCCGGCTTCTACCGACAACGGCTCGTGATCTCGGCGTTACGAATCTTGACGGCCAGATCGAGAATTGGGACCCGTTGTACATCGTTCCTCTGATTTTAAGCCTGATGGTGTTAACGCAATTGATCCCCGGCAAAGGTTGGATCGCGCGGTGGCCACTGGCCTTTTTCATTGGTGCGACCGCGGGGATTAAGATCACGGCGTTTTTCGAAGCTGACTTCATTCGTCAAATCCAAGCGACCGTCTTGCCGTTAATCGTCTATTCGTCCGATGTGAGCCTGAGCGCTAATTTTGCGTCGACGTTGCGAAATCTGACGATCATCCTCGGCGTGACGAGCGGGCTGACTTATTTCTTCTTTTCGGCCGAGCAGCGTGGAGCCGTCGGAGGTTATGCCCGAATCGGAATTTTGATGCTGATGATTACGTTCGGGGCCGCGTTCGCGTTCACGGTGATGGGACGGATCGCGTTATTGGTCGAGCGGCTCCAATTCTTGTTTGTCGATTGGCTGCGACTTGTCGGCGGATAGACGGGCTGGGCTGAATGAACACGAAAGCCCTCCGTTTTGTTGATCGTAGATCGCGGACGTTCGGAACGAGTTTGTGAGTTTGGTGCAAGCCTCCGGTCCAAAAGAGTTCGCACTTCTGCGAAGTATGAATTCTGTGCAATTTGCGGCTTGCCCTTTTTCCGAAGGGTGCCGAAGATACGCCCCTGAGAAGCCGTGAGTCGTGATTGCCGTCAACGTTGCCCTATTGGTGGACGTGT contains:
- a CDS encoding DUF6754 domain-containing protein, translated to MTNKLQITSIAIGAGIFASLLVSIAFVAPAGVESGRVWTGLFLILVTAVIGIFIVAARGGANLKIRHIPGLDAVAEAVGRATEMGRRILFVPGIQDVKDMQTIAGITVLAKVARTAAEYDAEIRVPVARSLVMAMCRETVQSSYLLAGRPDSYNADDIYYLTDEQFGFSAAVTGEMIRDEPAACFYMGAFFAESLLLAETGQAVGAVQVAATAEPSQLPFFVAACDYTLIGEELFAASAYLSGEPQQLGSLKGQDFGKLLACLLILIGCVIATAAQFSDSDVFTGPLTYLSENMLGVKGFWNLETSE